Proteins encoded together in one Chitinophaga sp. LS1 window:
- a CDS encoding ADP-ribosylglycohydrolase family protein, with amino-acid sequence MHASFLYTMALGDSYGMKYEYLPHATNADLSDLVHAEHPKLTAYKKGDYTDDTQMSLANMELLLAKQSFDITAEEFVSAWLHTFKRDPHVGYSRHMQKLLAECKTPAEFVSQLAPSSRTTSGAAMRAGVFGVIEDIEEVKRLTLLQGRITHNNLAGTTSALAVALSVHFLHHGGTHQQLEAFLTAQLGEGWEQNGIENDPGNAMRIVTQALSALKNAKTMADVFLNVVNQIENSDTDTVCAIAAIIASRCTVLDDYVPETLKNGLENGTYGADYLRKIDMQVEAIFPRKMLYYCHP; translated from the coding sequence ATGCATGCATCCTTTCTCTATACCATGGCGCTGGGCGACAGCTATGGCATGAAATATGAATACCTGCCCCACGCTACCAATGCCGACCTATCTGACCTCGTACATGCGGAGCATCCTAAACTGACAGCTTATAAAAAGGGCGATTATACAGATGATACACAGATGTCACTGGCAAATATGGAACTGCTACTCGCAAAGCAATCTTTTGATATTACAGCAGAGGAATTTGTAAGCGCCTGGCTGCATACATTCAAACGTGATCCTCACGTAGGATATTCAAGACACATGCAAAAACTATTAGCAGAGTGCAAAACTCCGGCAGAGTTTGTGAGCCAGCTTGCACCTTCCAGCAGAACCACCAGCGGTGCAGCAATGCGCGCAGGTGTTTTTGGTGTGATTGAAGATATTGAAGAAGTGAAACGACTGACACTGCTACAGGGCCGTATAACACATAATAACCTCGCAGGGACTACATCTGCATTGGCAGTAGCACTGTCTGTGCATTTTTTGCATCACGGAGGTACTCACCAGCAATTGGAGGCGTTTTTAACTGCGCAGTTAGGCGAAGGATGGGAACAAAATGGCATTGAAAATGATCCCGGAAATGCAATGAGGATAGTGACACAAGCCCTCTCTGCATTGAAGAATGCAAAAACGATGGCAGATGTATTTTTGAATGTGGTAAACCAAATAGAGAATTCGGATACAGATACAGTGTGTGCAATAGCCGCAATTATTGCCTCCCGTTGTACTGTTCTCGACGATTATGTGCCGGAAACATTGAAGAATGGATTGGAGAATGGAACATATGGAGCCGATTATCTTCGTAAGATTGATATGCAGGTAGAAGCAATTTTTCCGCGGAAAATGCTCTATTATTGCCATCCGTAA
- a CDS encoding LTA synthase family protein, producing MPAILNIYAKGLVFDTMVALFFSAAYSLYLLLLPQKWNNTLVNRIITFTCFYIVVLIVMFSFFAELAFWDEFESRFNFIAVDYLIYTFEVINNINQSYPLPWLISSMVLLTSLVFFIFYKKKIFLQSFQSDTPLKKRFLLTGSVLTFTLAGYFLVSNSWADSGNNRYQNELSKAGIFSFFAAFKNNELNYYDFYAKEEESEAFAITQKQLQEPLIQFVNGNNSLRRIVTNPGQAVRPNVILVTIESFSAEYMHHFGNDQHITPILDSLANCAVLFTNMYATGTRTVRGMEALSLCVPPTPGNSIVRRKDNVHLHTVGSIFRKAGYSTTFFYGGDGFFDNMNNFFGNNGFDITDNGERLLPNERLATTRTTIPAQAIHFKNAWGICDEDLYDAVIRHADTQYSHQRPFFDFVMTTSNHRPFTYPSGKIDIPSGSGREGAVKYTDYAIGEFLKKIQSKPWFNNTVIIFVADHCASSAGKNEINVSKYHIPCLVYNLKNDTLKTISQQCSQIDLFPTLLGLLHWQYETSWYGQDVLLPTYQSRAWLATYQKLGYLQHDTLAVLSPQQQVGVFKLDKQTDDLLSIPADRQLIKKTIATYQTAYYLYKTGGMKE from the coding sequence TTGCCAGCAATATTAAATATTTATGCAAAAGGACTTGTTTTTGATACCATGGTAGCCTTATTTTTTAGTGCCGCCTATTCGCTGTACTTATTATTGTTGCCACAAAAATGGAACAATACCCTTGTGAACCGTATTATCACCTTTACCTGTTTTTATATTGTAGTGCTAATAGTCATGTTCTCCTTCTTTGCAGAACTGGCATTTTGGGACGAATTTGAAAGCCGGTTCAATTTCATTGCAGTCGACTATCTGATATACACATTCGAGGTAATTAATAACATTAATCAATCTTACCCTTTACCCTGGCTCATCAGCAGCATGGTCCTGCTTACATCGCTGGTATTTTTTATATTTTATAAAAAGAAGATCTTCCTTCAAAGTTTTCAATCCGATACGCCACTTAAAAAGAGATTTTTATTAACAGGTTCGGTGTTAACGTTCACTCTGGCGGGTTACTTCCTTGTATCCAATTCCTGGGCTGATAGCGGCAATAACCGTTATCAGAACGAACTCTCTAAGGCCGGTATCTTTTCATTCTTTGCGGCATTCAAAAATAACGAACTGAATTATTACGACTTCTATGCAAAAGAAGAAGAAAGTGAAGCTTTTGCAATAACCCAAAAACAGTTGCAGGAGCCATTAATCCAGTTTGTCAATGGCAACAATAGTTTACGCAGAATCGTCACAAACCCCGGTCAGGCCGTACGCCCCAATGTAATATTGGTGACGATCGAAAGTTTCAGCGCAGAGTATATGCACCATTTTGGTAATGATCAACACATTACTCCTATACTCGACTCGCTGGCCAATTGTGCTGTCTTATTTACCAATATGTATGCTACCGGTACACGTACCGTTAGGGGAATGGAGGCCCTATCCTTATGCGTACCTCCTACACCGGGCAACAGTATCGTAAGGAGGAAAGACAATGTCCATCTGCATACTGTAGGCTCAATTTTCAGAAAAGCCGGGTATTCCACTACCTTTTTTTATGGAGGCGATGGGTTCTTCGACAATATGAATAACTTCTTCGGAAATAATGGATTTGACATTACTGATAATGGCGAACGGCTACTACCTAATGAACGATTAGCTACCACCCGCACAACTATTCCCGCACAAGCTATTCACTTTAAGAATGCCTGGGGTATTTGCGATGAAGACCTGTATGATGCAGTCATACGCCATGCAGATACACAATACAGCCACCAACGGCCGTTTTTTGATTTTGTAATGACCACCTCCAACCACAGGCCCTTTACTTACCCATCCGGAAAGATTGATATCCCATCCGGTTCCGGTCGTGAGGGAGCAGTCAAATACACAGATTATGCCATTGGTGAATTTTTAAAAAAGATACAGTCTAAGCCATGGTTTAACAATACAGTGATCATATTCGTTGCCGATCATTGCGCCAGCAGTGCGGGCAAGAACGAGATCAACGTTTCAAAATATCATATTCCCTGTCTTGTTTATAATCTTAAAAACGATACGTTAAAAACCATCAGTCAGCAGTGTTCACAAATTGATCTTTTCCCCACATTATTAGGTTTACTACACTGGCAATATGAGACAAGCTGGTACGGACAGGATGTTTTGTTACCAACATATCAATCCAGAGCATGGCTAGCTACTTATCAAAAACTGGGGTATCTTCAACATGATACCCTGGCTGTTTTAAGTCCGCAACAACAGGTAGGCGTATTTAAACTGGATAAACAAACAGATGATTTACTATCAATCCCTGCTGATAGACAGCTAATAAAAAAGACAATTGCCACTTATCAAACGGCTTACTATTTATATAAGACGGGGGGTATGAAAGAATAA